The following are encoded together in the Thiobacillus sp. SCUT-2 genome:
- a CDS encoding type IV pili methyl-accepting chemotaxis transducer N-terminal domain-containing protein has translation MRERRGFLQHSLLLKLGGALALIACFAILGMASSGIIAESVQGSSEAINQAGSLRMQAYRMSSLALAARPGDGTRAAAAMEEAIAKFDATLRDPHITSTMSRQGDTALAASYASVQDAWTQRMKARFAAVAPGGGDAGGAALIDDTTRFVGQINDLVKQIERDTEDKILVLRMVLGAALLMTLLVGALTLYLARNDLILPLRDLLAFAARVGQGNLAVRTEHTGSDELGRLGQAFNHMAEDLSKLYQNLEARVEEKTAELTIANRSLELLYHSIARLYNGPVAPETYAILLKDLENVLGVGHGLACLVESGGSRARVIASTLHPETGDPDLCGLMSCAECLAHQTLDVLPLRDGRRVLTLPLKDAEHHYGVLQLDMPPGRELAPWQMQLLDALSRHIGVAIGTARRIEQSRRLSLLEERAALARELHDSLAQSLAYMKIQVSRLKPLLPAPDDAGGGGEAAEVLAELREGLNSAYRQLRELLTTFRLRIEGEGLGAALRTTVDEFSGRGGIPITLEAHLAGCTLSANEEIHTLQIVREALSNVINHARAHAAEVRVVCNSDGSVSATVTDDGIGVRQAAGTHHYGMAIMEERARHLGGQLTVENLPTLGARVTLHFTPGHEPERAVPIHPVHPS, from the coding sequence ATGAGAGAACGACGCGGATTCCTGCAGCATTCCCTGCTGCTCAAGCTGGGCGGGGCGCTGGCGCTGATTGCCTGCTTCGCCATCCTAGGCATGGCCAGCTCGGGCATCATCGCGGAATCGGTCCAGGGCAGCAGCGAGGCGATCAACCAGGCAGGCAGCCTGCGCATGCAGGCCTACCGCATGAGCAGCCTGGCGCTGGCTGCACGTCCGGGTGACGGGACCCGGGCGGCTGCGGCGATGGAGGAGGCGATCGCGAAATTCGACGCGACGCTGCGCGATCCGCACATTACGTCGACGATGTCGCGGCAGGGCGACACCGCGCTCGCTGCCAGCTACGCCAGCGTGCAGGATGCCTGGACGCAGCGCATGAAGGCGCGCTTCGCGGCGGTCGCCCCGGGCGGCGGCGACGCCGGCGGCGCGGCGCTGATCGACGACACCACGCGCTTCGTCGGCCAGATCAACGATCTGGTCAAGCAGATCGAGCGCGATACCGAGGACAAGATCCTCGTCCTGCGCATGGTGCTGGGGGCGGCGCTGCTGATGACGCTGCTGGTCGGCGCCTTGACCCTTTACCTGGCGCGCAACGACCTGATCCTGCCGTTGCGCGACCTGCTGGCCTTCGCCGCCCGCGTCGGCCAGGGGAACCTCGCGGTGCGCACCGAGCACACCGGGAGCGACGAGTTGGGGCGGCTCGGCCAGGCCTTCAACCACATGGCGGAAGACCTCTCCAAGCTGTATCAGAACCTCGAAGCGCGGGTGGAGGAGAAGACCGCCGAGCTCACCATCGCCAACCGTTCGCTGGAGCTGCTCTATCATTCGATCGCGCGCCTGTACAACGGGCCGGTGGCGCCGGAAACCTACGCCATCCTGCTGAAGGATCTGGAGAACGTGCTGGGCGTCGGGCACGGGCTGGCCTGCCTGGTGGAATCCGGAGGCTCCCGCGCGCGCGTCATCGCCAGCACGCTGCATCCGGAAACGGGCGATCCCGACCTGTGCGGCCTGATGAGCTGCGCCGAATGCCTCGCGCACCAGACGCTCGACGTCCTGCCGCTGCGCGACGGGCGGCGCGTGCTGACGCTGCCGTTGAAGGACGCCGAGCACCACTACGGCGTGCTGCAGCTCGACATGCCGCCGGGGCGCGAGCTTGCGCCGTGGCAGATGCAGCTGCTGGACGCGCTGTCGCGCCACATCGGCGTCGCCATCGGCACGGCGCGCCGCATCGAGCAGAGCCGCCGGCTGTCGCTGCTGGAAGAGCGTGCGGCGCTGGCGCGCGAGCTGCACGACTCGCTGGCGCAGTCGCTCGCGTACATGAAGATCCAGGTGAGCCGCCTCAAGCCGCTGCTACCCGCGCCGGACGACGCGGGCGGCGGCGGGGAGGCGGCCGAGGTTCTGGCGGAACTGCGCGAAGGGCTCAACAGCGCCTATCGCCAGCTGCGCGAATTGCTGACCACCTTCCGCCTGCGCATCGAAGGCGAGGGCCTCGGCGCCGCGCTGCGCACCACGGTGGACGAGTTTTCCGGGCGCGGCGGCATCCCGATCACGCTGGAGGCCCATCTCGCCGGCTGCACGCTCAGCGCGAACGAGGAGATCCACACGCTGCAGATCGTGCGCGAGGCGCTGTCGAACGTGATCAACCATGCGCGGGCGCACGCCGCCGAGGTGCGGGTCGTCTGCAACAGCGACGGCTCCGTGTCGGCGACCGTCACTGACGACGGCATCGGCGTCCGGCAGGCCGCGGGCACCCACCATTACGGCATGGCCATCATGGAGGAACGCGCCCGGCACCTGGGCGGCCAGCTCACCGTGGAAAACCTGCCGACCCTGGGCGCGCGAGTCACGCTACACTTCACGCCGGGGCACGAACCCGAGCGTGCCGTTCCGATCCATCCCGTCCATCCGTCCTGA